Part of the Halobaculum halobium genome, GATCGCAGCCGAGCGGCTGGGGCGGGTGCCGTTCGGCGTCGAGTACGAGGCCGATCGCGTCGCCGCGATCCGCGACCGCCTCGGCGACGACCACGGCGGCGCCGTCCGCCACGGGAGCGCCCTCGATCTCGATGAGACGTGGTTCCCTCCGTGCGACTGCTGCTTCACGTCGCCGCCGTTCAACACGCACAGCATCGATATGAACCCCTTCGAGAACTACGAGGGCGAGAGCACGTACCCGGACTACCTCGACGACGTCGAGGCAGCGTTCGGCGGTGTCGCCTCGGCGATGGCGCCCGGCGGTACCGTCGTGGTCGACGTCGTGAACGTCCGCGAGGGCGGGCACGTCACGCCGCTCGCGTTCGACGTTGCCGACCGGGTGAGCGAGGTGCTCCGGTTCGACGGCGAGGTCGTGATCGAGTGGGAGGGCGACGGCTACGACGGTACCCCGGGACGCTACGGCTACGGATTCGACCACTCGTACTGCCTGGTGTTCGAGAACGGAGACGGAGCGTGAGCGCGTCGAGTCAGACCGAGGGTGAGCGCGTTAGACTGAGAGGTAGCCGCCGAGCACGAGCAGGACGAACCCGACCGCGGCGGCGGCGGTGTAGAACGTTCCGGCGTCGCGCCCGGCGGTGCGGACTTTCCCCGTCTCGAGCGCCGAGCGGACCTTGCTCCCGCCGACCTCGACAAGCCCCGTCATGACCAGCCACAGCGCCAGCATCGTGAGCACGACGTGGCCCCGCGGCGGCGTGAACAGTCCCTCGGCGCCGTACACTGTCGCGGCCATGTGACCGCCGGTGGCGATGAACACGAGCGCGCCGACCCGCGTGATCGTCGAGACGCCGGAAACGACGCCGCCGAGGAGTTCGGGACTCGCGTCGCCGTCTTTCGCGAGCGGGATAACCTTCCACGCGGTGATGACGACTGCGCCGACCCAGAGGCCGGCGAACAGAGTGTGAAACACGTACGCCGCGGTGAGCGCGGCCTGCATCGGGGCGACTTGCATGGGCAGTTCCAGCGGCGGCAGTCACATAAATCCCGACACGACGAGGCGACGAGCCTCGACACGACGGGGAGGCGGGGCAGTCGTGACGACGATCCGAGTGCTGCGGCCGATCCGTCCGCGGCCGTCGCGTTACACGTGGCGGACGCGCGACGGCCGCGGAGGCGGCTCGCGACCGATGTCGGCTCCAGTCCGCTTAAGCCGCGGGCGCGAGATGGATCGCTCATGTTCGACCCCGACGATCTCGAAGCGATCCGCGAGGGAAAGCGGGAGTGGGAGGAAGAGACCCTCTCCCCGACGCTCGACCGATTCGGGGAACGCAAGGAAGCGTTCGACACCGACACGGGCGGGCAGGAGGTAAAGCGGCTGTACACCCCCGAGGACGTGTCCGACATCGACTACGAGGAAGACGTCGGCTTCCCCGGCGAAGAACCGTACACGCGCGGCGTCTACCCGACGATGCACCGCGGGCGGCTGTGGACGATGCGCCAGTACGCGGGAATGGGTACGGCCGCCGAGACGAACGAGCGCTTCCAGTACCTCATCGATCAGGGGTCCTCGGGGCTGTCGATGGCGTTCGACCTCCCGACGCAGATGGGGTACGACTCCGACGCCGCGATGGCCGCCGGTGAGGTCGGGAAGTCGGGGGTCGCAATCGACTCGCTCGCGGACTTCGAACGCGTCTTCGACGACATCCCGCTGGACGAGGTTTCCACGTCGATGACGATCAACGCGCCCGCAGCCGTGCTGCTCGCGATGTACGTCGCGGTCGGTGACCGCCAGGGGGTGGACCGCACGGAGCTCCGCGGCACCATCCAGAACGACATCATGAAGGAGTACATCGCGCGGAACCTCTACATCTACCCGCCAGAGGAGTCAATGCGACTCATCACGGACATCTTCGCGTTCTGCGCCGAAGAGACGCCGAAGTTCAACACAATCTCCATCTCGGGGTACCACATCCGCGAAGCCGGCTCCACCGCCGCACAGGAGATCGCGTTCACCCTGGGCGACGGCATCGAGTACGTGCAGGCGGCCGTCGACGCCGGCCTCGACGTGGACGAGTTCGCACCGCAGCTCTCCTTCTTCTTCAACGCCCACAACAACATCTTAGAGGAGGTGGCGAAGTTCCGCGCGGCCCGGCGAATGTGGGCGAAGATCATGGAGGACCGCTTCGGCGCGGAGAATCCCAAGTCGAAGCAGTTGAAGTTCCACACCCAGACCGCCGGGTCCACGCTCACCGCCCAGCAGATCGAGAACAACGTCGTTCGCGTCGGCTACCAGGCGCTCGCGGCGGTGCTCGGCGGCACGCAGTCGCTCCACACCAACGGGAAAGACGAGGCGCTGTCGCTGCCGACAGAGGACTCCGTGCGGACGGCCCTCCGGACGCAGCAGATCCTCGCGCACGAGTCGGGCGCCGCCGATACGATCGATCCCCTCGCCGGGAGCTACTACGTCGAGAGCCTCACCGACGGCATCGAGGAGGAGGCGTTCGAGATCCTCGACGAAGTCGACCGCCGCGGTGGGATGCTCGACGCCGTCAAGAGCCAGTGGGTCCAGCGCCAGATCCAGGACACCGCCTTCGAGCGCCAGCGCGAGATCGAGGAGGGCGAGCGGGTCATCGTCGGGGTCAACGAGTTCGAGGTCGAAGAGGAGGCTCACGTCGACCTCGAGGAGGTGTCCGAGGAGGAAGAACAGGCGCAGATCGATCGCGTCGAGGAGCTTCGCGACGAGCGTGACGCGGAGGCCGTCGATGAGGCGCTGGCGTCGCTGCGCGACGCCTGCCGCGGCGACGCGAACGTGATGCCCCACATCATCTCCGCCGTGAAAGCGTACGCGACCGTCGGGGAGATATCCAACGTGATGCGCGAGGAGTTCGGCGAGTACAAGCCCGGGCAGTAGTACGACCCGTCAGTGGTCTCCGACTGGTCGGCTGTCGACGCTCAAGCCGGTCGGATTTATTCGTCCTCCGCCGTACCCGCCGCGTATGCACTTCGACCACGCGGGGATC contains:
- a CDS encoding CopD family protein, yielding MQVAPMQAALTAAYVFHTLFAGLWVGAVVITAWKVIPLAKDGDASPELLGGVVSGVSTITRVGALVFIATGGHMAATVYGAEGLFTPPRGHVVLTMLALWLVMTGLVEVGGSKVRSALETGKVRTAGRDAGTFYTAAAAVGFVLLVLGGYLSV
- a CDS encoding acyl-CoA mutase large subunit family protein; the protein is MFDPDDLEAIREGKREWEEETLSPTLDRFGERKEAFDTDTGGQEVKRLYTPEDVSDIDYEEDVGFPGEEPYTRGVYPTMHRGRLWTMRQYAGMGTAAETNERFQYLIDQGSSGLSMAFDLPTQMGYDSDAAMAAGEVGKSGVAIDSLADFERVFDDIPLDEVSTSMTINAPAAVLLAMYVAVGDRQGVDRTELRGTIQNDIMKEYIARNLYIYPPEESMRLITDIFAFCAEETPKFNTISISGYHIREAGSTAAQEIAFTLGDGIEYVQAAVDAGLDVDEFAPQLSFFFNAHNNILEEVAKFRAARRMWAKIMEDRFGAENPKSKQLKFHTQTAGSTLTAQQIENNVVRVGYQALAAVLGGTQSLHTNGKDEALSLPTEDSVRTALRTQQILAHESGAADTIDPLAGSYYVESLTDGIEEEAFEILDEVDRRGGMLDAVKSQWVQRQIQDTAFERQREIEEGERVIVGVNEFEVEEEAHVDLEEVSEEEEQAQIDRVEELRDERDAEAVDEALASLRDACRGDANVMPHIISAVKAYATVGEISNVMREEFGEYKPGQ
- a CDS encoding DNA methyltransferase: METHLTLPFGHRDPLPPGHADEVRTPDVLVERFLREHTDPGDRVLDPFAGFGTTLIAAERLGRVPFGVEYEADRVAAIRDRLGDDHGGAVRHGSALDLDETWFPPCDCCFTSPPFNTHSIDMNPFENYEGESTYPDYLDDVEAAFGGVASAMAPGGTVVVDVVNVREGGHVTPLAFDVADRVSEVLRFDGEVVIEWEGDGYDGTPGRYGYGFDHSYCLVFENGDGA